ggtaaataagtcccctgatccagatggcttgcatcccaggttactaaaggaaatggggatggagatagcagaagggtttgcataatcttccaatcttcactggatatggaggaggtgctagaggactggagagtgacatccttattcaagaaggtcagtcctagcaactacaggccagttagtttaacatcagtggtgggtaaggttttcgaaacaataattagggaggaAATCAactgaaacttggagaggtttgagttaattaaggataaccagaacggatttgtaaaaggcagatcagatTCAATCTcaatgatttttttgatgaagtaacagcgaaggttgatgagggaatgtggtggatgttgtttgtacggattttaataaagtgtttgataatgtacacataaaaggctagttaaaaaCACTGAAGCTcagggaataggaaggtcagtgtccaattggataaaaatattggcttaaggacagaaaacagcgacttgcagtaaatggttgtttttcagactggagaatggtagacagtggtgtttcccaggagTCAGTTCTGGAacgactgcttttttttgctaaatataaatgatttgcatcttttaatgcagagtagaattttgaaatttgctgatgacaccaaatttggagatgTGGCAATCTTtaaggatgacatgaaccacctgcaacaggacatagacaggccagcagaatgggctgacaggtggcagatggaatttaatactaacaagtgtgaagtgatgcatcttggcagaaggaataaggagagacaatatagacttaatagcacagttttaaagagcgcaGGAAGAGGGACCAGGgagtggacatattgagagattggttagcaaagcatatgggatcttgagcttcataaatagaggcattgagtacaaaagcagggaagttatgctaaacctttataaagcactggttaggccccaactggagaattgtgtccatttctggtcaccacactttaggaaggatgtgaaagtcctggagaggatgcagaggagatttaccagaatggtcccagggatgggggattttagttacaggttaggttggaaaagctggggttgttctgcttagaggaaAGGagtttgaggagagatttaatagaggtgtacaagattatacgaGTTAAGCTCGGCTCAAATCAAAGGCCAAGCctgatggcagatggtgaaatgctCCCAGTATCTGGTTACACTCTCACCTCAGCAAAATCCTGGACGAATGGGATTCTCAGTAAAGATCCTCACCTTTCCAGTTATTGTTGATGATTCCTGTTTTCTCCCGTCTCCAACACCGAGGCTCTTGGTTCCAGCAGAACTGCTCTGGGGATCCGGTGACATTTCTCCAATCCCAGTTAGTGTGGCAAtgattcaacttctctctctctctccaccttcctGAGATATTCCACATGCCAAGAAACTATCAATAGAAAAATGATTCATATTAATCCCAGAACCTGTAACTGGAATACAATGGGACTGTTTTTATAATTATGATTGGATTTCATATCAATTTATTTGCAATTAATGAGTTGTCTTGAATTTTTAACTTGTTATTAAATTGGTCTTTTCTGTCCTTTGTCCTGTTGATCAGGACTGAACTCACTGGCAATGTCAGCTGTCACACCAGCTCCTCCCACACCGACATCCCAGTGATGGGGCGTaaccagggtcaggaacctgtcAGAAGCCAATCACACAGCACCCAGCAATGATGTCACAAAGCAGCCAGAGCCCCTCCCACTCGAGGTATCACAggatcacatgaccaggctctgctcctggtgTGCAATCTCACTGGACATGAACATCAATCAGTCCCGTCTCCAACCCCACTcccatcatagaatggttgcagcacagaaggaggccattccatttggcatgtccatgccagctctctgcaagaacaactcagctggtTCCATTCCACTGCCCTGTCCCCATAAATCTGcatttttttcctcttcaggttcttatccaattcccttttgaaagtcctgactgtacctgccaccaccactctcaggcagtgaattccacttCCTAACCACTCGAAGTGCGAAAAAGGTTTTCCCTCAACTcgcagttggttcttttgccagggtCCTCTTGTTCTCTTCCACCAACAggaccagtttctctctatctactctgccgagacctctcatgatcttgaacaccacatcaaatctcctctcaaccttctctcccacaaggagaacagccccagcttctccaatctatccacgtaactgaattccctcaccccttaaaccatttttgtaaatcttttctgtaacctcttcctaatgtgcggtgcccagaattggacataatactccagttgaggccgaaccagtattttataaaggttcatcgtaacatccttgcctttgtactccatgcctctatttataaagccctggttcccaTATGTTTTTGAACCTCTTTCTCAATCTGTGCTTGTCATCATCAatcatttatgcacatatacccccaggtctctctgttcctgcaccctcttcagaattgtatcatttattttatattgcctctccttgttcttcctaaaaACATATACcacttcacaaaatcacagaatcaccaaattgttcgagtgcagaggaggccatttggcccatcgtgtctgcaccggctctctgaatgagtaattaacctaataccattcccctgccttctccccgtaaccctgtacattctttcttttcagttaacagtcgaattcccttctgaatgcctcaattgaacctgcctccaccattctcttaggcagtgcattccagatcctaaccattcgctgtgtgaaaatgtttttcctcatgttacttttgcttcttttaccaattactttaaatttgtgccctctcgttctccaatctttcatgagtgggaacagttttttcctacccactctgtccagacccctcatgattttgaatacttctatcaaatcacctttcagccttcacttctccatggaaaacagtcccaacgtctccaatctatctgcatacctgaagttcctcatcgc
The nucleotide sequence above comes from Heterodontus francisci isolate sHetFra1 chromosome 29, sHetFra1.hap1, whole genome shotgun sequence. Encoded proteins:
- the LOC137345659 gene encoding uncharacterized protein isoform X5 translates to MSGMSGTRGHTLKFLGMWNISGRWREREKLNHCHTNWDWRNVTGSPEQFCWNQEPRCWRREKTGIINNNWKGWVWLFDSSASPSLLVWMRIQQQGRTRR
- the LOC137345659 gene encoding uncharacterized protein isoform X6 — protein: MSGMSGTRGHTLKFLGMWNISGRWREREKLNHCHTNWDWRNVTGSPEQFCWNQEPRCWRREKTGIINNNWKGWVWLFDSSASPSLLVWMRIQQQKQEQ